A DNA window from Siniperca chuatsi isolate FFG_IHB_CAS linkage group LG6, ASM2008510v1, whole genome shotgun sequence contains the following coding sequences:
- the LOC122878240 gene encoding ras-related protein Rab-11B gives MGNRDDEYDFLFKVVLIGDSGVGKSNLLSRFTRNEFNLESKSTIGVEFATRSIQVDGKTIKAQIWDTAGQERYRAITSAYYRGAVGALLVYDIAKHLTYENVERWLKELRDHADNNIVIMLVGNKSDLRHLRAVPTDEARAFAEKNTLSFIETSALDSTNVEEAFKNILTEIYRIVSQKQIADRSAHDESPGNNVVDISVPPTTDGQRGSKLQCCQSL, from the exons ATGGGGAACAGAGACGACGAATATGATTTCTTGTTCAAAG TCGTACTAATCGGAGACTCTGGAGTGGGGAAGAGTAACCTGCTGTCCCGTTTCACAAGAAATGAGTTCAACCTGGAGAGCAAGAGCACCATTGGGGTGGAGTTCGCCACCCGCAGCATCCAGGTGGACGGCAAGACGATAAAGGCTCAAATTTGGGACACAGCTGGACAGGAACGCTACAGAGCAATCACCTCAGC GTATTACAGGGGTGCCGTTGGGGCTCTCCTAGTTTACGACATCGCCAAGCACCTGACATATGAGAACGTTGAACGCTGGCTGAAGGAGCTGAGGGACCACGCTGACAACAACATCGTCATCATGCTGGTTGGAAACAAGAGCGACCTCCGCCACCTCAGGGCAGTGCCCACTGATGAGGCTCGAGCCTTTGCAG AAAAGAACACTCTCTCATTTATTGAGACATCAGCGTTGGACTCCACAAATGTAGAAGAAGCCTTCAAGAACATTTTAACAG AAATCTACCGCATTGTGTCGCAGAAGCAGATAGCGGACAGATCTGCACACGATGAGTCTCCGGGCAACAACGTAGTGGACATAAGTGTCCCCCCAACCACTGACGGGCAGAGGGGCAGCAAACTCCAGTGCTGCCAGAGCCTGTGA
- the LOC122878239 gene encoding signal-transducing adaptor protein 2-like isoform X1, translated as MAKRTGRQRNQLPNCYYEGYLEKTSFKDKTSRKLWTCLCGNTLFFFNEKRDTDYLEKLDLSELISITDDGSQDRNLGAARLNLQMKDGNIEFTVPNAEARELWKGYIHSVVKLSLPSSLNLLPGQIHMLKEAVEREKERTKTATNSSLYISLQADMPACYHSVSRLEAEMLLEREARRGNLLLRPGRDGNSFAVTTRQDHNGSIFRHYRVVRKHDGCFAIDVDNPVPCATLCDAINYLVEKTDGVLIPLIIEEKYETNISFIWSDNENGEKSVRQAPSNLVPPRVPPKPVAPRIPTPEPVPALEEGNLYLNDMLETEKEPVDPPAVPLPQVEKKPPKKAMMPPTPALRKRSSSTSPPSSASSTNSQDPRMRVHVDTLGQIPLTAIAELKLKLEQKVRCQE; from the exons ATGGCAAAGCGAACAGGGCGACAGAGGAACCAGCTGCCAAATTGTTACTATGAGGGATACCTGGAGAAGACGTCGTTCAAAGATAAG acatcTCGGAAACTGTGGACCTGCCTGTGTGGAAACACGCTGTTCTTCTTCAACGAGAAGAGAGACACTGAT TACTTAGAGAAACTGGATCTCAGTGAATTGATCTCAATAACAGATGACGGAAGCCAGGATCGTAACTTAGGTGCAGCCAGACTCAACCTCCAGATGAAGGATGGAAATATTGAATTCACT GTCCCTAATGCTGAGGCTCGTGAGTTGTGGAAGGGCTATATCCACTCTGTGGTTAAG CTGTCGTTACCATCCTCCCTCAACCTGCTACCAGGCCAGATCCACATGCTAAAAGAGGCAGTAGaaagggaaaaggaaagaaCAAAAACTGCCACCAACTCCAGTCTTTACATCAGCCTCCAAGCAGACATGCCAGC TTGTTACCACAGTGTGTCCCGTCTGGAGGCAGAGATGCTGCTTGAGAGAGAGGCCAGGAGAGGAAACCTGCTGCTGAGGCCTGGGAGGGACGGCAACTCCTTCGCTGTCACCACCAGACAGGACCATAacgg CTCTATATTCAGACACTACCGAGTGGTTCGTAAACATGACGGGTGCTTTGCCATTGATGTGGACAATCCT GTCCCCTGTGCCACGCTATGTGATGCGATCAACTATTTAGTGGAAAAAACGGACGGAGTTTTGATTCCTCTCATCATTGAGGAAAAATATGAGACAAACATCT cttttattTGGTCTGATAATGAAAATGGAGAGAAGAGTGTTCGGCAGGCACCGTCAAACCTTGTCCCACCACGTGTACCTCCCAAACCAG TAGCTCCAAGAATACCGACCCCTGAACCAGTGCCAGCACTCGAAGAAGGGAATTTGTATCTGAATGACATGC tggagacagaaaaagagccAGTAGATCCCCCAGCCGTTCCACTGCCAC AAGTGGAGAAAAAACCTCCAAAGAAAGCAATGATGCCTCCAACTCCTGCTCTTCGCAAACGGTCCTCTTCTACATCAcccccctcctctgcctcttccacAAACAGCCAGGATCCGAGAATGAGAGTCCACGTAGACACTTTGGGACAGA TTCCTCTCACAGCAATAGCTGAGCTGAAACTGAAGTTGGAACAAAAGGTGAGGTGTCAAGAGTGA
- the LOC122878239 gene encoding signal-transducing adaptor protein 1-like isoform X2, with protein MAKRTGRQRNQLPNCYYEGYLEKTSFKDKTSRKLWTCLCGNTLFFFNEKRDTDYLEKLDLSELISITDDGSQDRNLGAARLNLQMKDGNIEFTVPNAEARELWKGYIHSVVKLSLPSSLNLLPGQIHMLKEAVEREKERTKTATNSSLYISLQADMPACYHSVSRLEAEMLLEREARRGNLLLRPGRDGNSFAVTTRQDHNGSIFRHYRVVRKHDGCFAIDVDNPVPCATLCDAINYLVEKTDGVLIPLIIEEKYETNILAPRIPTPEPVPALEEGNLYLNDMLETEKEPVDPPAVPLPQVEKKPPKKAMMPPTPALRKRSSSTSPPSSASSTNSQDPRMRVHVDTLGQIPLTAIAELKLKLEQKVRCQE; from the exons ATGGCAAAGCGAACAGGGCGACAGAGGAACCAGCTGCCAAATTGTTACTATGAGGGATACCTGGAGAAGACGTCGTTCAAAGATAAG acatcTCGGAAACTGTGGACCTGCCTGTGTGGAAACACGCTGTTCTTCTTCAACGAGAAGAGAGACACTGAT TACTTAGAGAAACTGGATCTCAGTGAATTGATCTCAATAACAGATGACGGAAGCCAGGATCGTAACTTAGGTGCAGCCAGACTCAACCTCCAGATGAAGGATGGAAATATTGAATTCACT GTCCCTAATGCTGAGGCTCGTGAGTTGTGGAAGGGCTATATCCACTCTGTGGTTAAG CTGTCGTTACCATCCTCCCTCAACCTGCTACCAGGCCAGATCCACATGCTAAAAGAGGCAGTAGaaagggaaaaggaaagaaCAAAAACTGCCACCAACTCCAGTCTTTACATCAGCCTCCAAGCAGACATGCCAGC TTGTTACCACAGTGTGTCCCGTCTGGAGGCAGAGATGCTGCTTGAGAGAGAGGCCAGGAGAGGAAACCTGCTGCTGAGGCCTGGGAGGGACGGCAACTCCTTCGCTGTCACCACCAGACAGGACCATAacgg CTCTATATTCAGACACTACCGAGTGGTTCGTAAACATGACGGGTGCTTTGCCATTGATGTGGACAATCCT GTCCCCTGTGCCACGCTATGTGATGCGATCAACTATTTAGTGGAAAAAACGGACGGAGTTTTGATTCCTCTCATCATTGAGGAAAAATATGAGACAAACATCT TAGCTCCAAGAATACCGACCCCTGAACCAGTGCCAGCACTCGAAGAAGGGAATTTGTATCTGAATGACATGC tggagacagaaaaagagccAGTAGATCCCCCAGCCGTTCCACTGCCAC AAGTGGAGAAAAAACCTCCAAAGAAAGCAATGATGCCTCCAACTCCTGCTCTTCGCAAACGGTCCTCTTCTACATCAcccccctcctctgcctcttccacAAACAGCCAGGATCCGAGAATGAGAGTCCACGTAGACACTTTGGGACAGA TTCCTCTCACAGCAATAGCTGAGCTGAAACTGAAGTTGGAACAAAAGGTGAGGTGTCAAGAGTGA
- the LOC122878238 gene encoding fibronectin type III and SPRY domain-containing protein 1 isoform X1: protein MGDQKESLRKITHTLAMKNEEISNFICTLKQSLDNLEANSSRVQEDLESEFTSLHSVLDEMKENMVTRIKQERASRTYELQGQLSACSKALESSEELLELANQTLCSSETDGFTQAAKDIKDSVTMAPAFRLSLKAKASDNMSHLMVDFSQERGMLQGLKFLPVPATPEIQVSECQVCDNTVSVVWTLPEPDSKIDHYILEHRRTNHEGPPRIREDYPWMVVEGIREMEHTLTGLRFDTRYLTFRVRACNKAVAGEFSEPVTLETHAFNFKLDSASSHQNLKVEDLSVEWDSSGGKIQDIRKEKNRTNSPMHSPARSALMSPKRAPTARPGRDRFTAESYTVLADTMIDAGQQYWEVRFDKESKAFAVGVALRSLGRFDQLGKSSASWCIHLNNWLQQSLTAKHNNKARTLDCPIPNSIGVYVNYDEGVLSFYNAKTKLLMHTFKTKFQQPIIPAFMVWNGSFSVVTGLQVPSVVLSGQRKNSGTSSSNASLT, encoded by the exons GGAGTCTGAGTTCACCTCCCTCCACTCTGTTCTGGACGAGATGAAGGAAAACATGGTGACGCGCATCAAACAGGAGAGAGCCAGCCGCACGTATGAGCTCCAG GGTCAGCTGAGTGCCTGTTCCAAAGCCCTGGAGAGTTcggaggagctgctggagctggCCAACCAGACGCTGTGCTCCTCTGAGACGGACGGTTTCACTCAG GCGGCCAAAGACATTAAGGATAG CGTGACGATGGCTCCAGCCTTTCGCCTCTCCCTGAAGGCTAAAGCCAGTGACAACATGAGTCACTTAATGGTGGATTTCAGCCAGGAGAGGGGGATGTTGCAGGGCCTCAAATTTCTCCCAG TTCCCGCCACTCCAGAGATCCAGGTCTCAGAGTGCCAGGTGTGCGACAACACAGTGAGTGTTGTTTGGACCTTACCGGAGCCTGACAGCAAGATAGACCACTACATACTGGAGCATCGACGCACAAACCACGAGGGTCCGCCGCGCATCAGAGAGGACTACCCCTGGATGGTGGTGGAGGGCATACGAGAGATggagcacacactcacag GTCTGCGCTTTGACACCCGGTACTTGACGTTCAGAGTGAGAGCGTGTAACAAGGCCGTGGCAGGAGAGTTCTCTGAGCCAGTTACACTAGAAACCCACG CCTTCAACTTCAAACTGGACTCTGCCTCGTCCCACCAGAACCTGAAGGTGGAGGACTTGAGTGTGGAGTGGGACAGCAGTGGAGGAAAGATACAGGACATCCGCAAGGAAAAGAACCGAACCAACTCCCCGATGCACTCTCCAGCCAG GTCAGCCCTGATGTCACCTAAGAGAGCTCCGACAGCCCGGCCCGGCAGAGACAGATTTACAGCAGAGTCCTACACAGTTCTGG CTGACACCATGATCGACGCTGGCCAGCAGTACTGGGAGGTGCGGTTTGACAAGGAGAGCAAAGCCTTCGCTGTGGGTGTAGCCCTGCGGAGCCTCGGACGATTCGACCAGTTGGGGAAAAGCAGCGCTTCCTGGTGCATCCATTTGAACAACTGGCTGCAGCAGAGCCTCACGGCCAAGCACAACAACAAGGCTCGAACGCTGGACTGTCCCATCCCAAACAGTATAGGAGTCTACGTCAACTATGACGAAG GTGTATTGTCTTTCTACAACGCCAAAACTAAACTGCTGATGCACACCTTCAAAACCAAGTTCCAGCAGCCAATTATACCAGCTTTCATG GTGTGGAACGGGAGCTTTTCAGTAGTGACGGGCCTGCAGGTTCCCAGCGTGGTGCTAAGCGGCCAGAGGAAGAACAGCGGCACAAGCAGCTCCAACGCCAGCCTCACCTAG
- the LOC122878238 gene encoding fibronectin type III and SPRY domain-containing protein 1 isoform X2 produces the protein MKNEEISNFICTLKQSLDNLEANSSRVQEDLESEFTSLHSVLDEMKENMVTRIKQERASRTYELQGQLSACSKALESSEELLELANQTLCSSETDGFTQAAKDIKDSVTMAPAFRLSLKAKASDNMSHLMVDFSQERGMLQGLKFLPVPATPEIQVSECQVCDNTVSVVWTLPEPDSKIDHYILEHRRTNHEGPPRIREDYPWMVVEGIREMEHTLTGLRFDTRYLTFRVRACNKAVAGEFSEPVTLETHAFNFKLDSASSHQNLKVEDLSVEWDSSGGKIQDIRKEKNRTNSPMHSPARSALMSPKRAPTARPGRDRFTAESYTVLADTMIDAGQQYWEVRFDKESKAFAVGVALRSLGRFDQLGKSSASWCIHLNNWLQQSLTAKHNNKARTLDCPIPNSIGVYVNYDEGVLSFYNAKTKLLMHTFKTKFQQPIIPAFMVWNGSFSVVTGLQVPSVVLSGQRKNSGTSSSNASLT, from the exons GGAGTCTGAGTTCACCTCCCTCCACTCTGTTCTGGACGAGATGAAGGAAAACATGGTGACGCGCATCAAACAGGAGAGAGCCAGCCGCACGTATGAGCTCCAG GGTCAGCTGAGTGCCTGTTCCAAAGCCCTGGAGAGTTcggaggagctgctggagctggCCAACCAGACGCTGTGCTCCTCTGAGACGGACGGTTTCACTCAG GCGGCCAAAGACATTAAGGATAG CGTGACGATGGCTCCAGCCTTTCGCCTCTCCCTGAAGGCTAAAGCCAGTGACAACATGAGTCACTTAATGGTGGATTTCAGCCAGGAGAGGGGGATGTTGCAGGGCCTCAAATTTCTCCCAG TTCCCGCCACTCCAGAGATCCAGGTCTCAGAGTGCCAGGTGTGCGACAACACAGTGAGTGTTGTTTGGACCTTACCGGAGCCTGACAGCAAGATAGACCACTACATACTGGAGCATCGACGCACAAACCACGAGGGTCCGCCGCGCATCAGAGAGGACTACCCCTGGATGGTGGTGGAGGGCATACGAGAGATggagcacacactcacag GTCTGCGCTTTGACACCCGGTACTTGACGTTCAGAGTGAGAGCGTGTAACAAGGCCGTGGCAGGAGAGTTCTCTGAGCCAGTTACACTAGAAACCCACG CCTTCAACTTCAAACTGGACTCTGCCTCGTCCCACCAGAACCTGAAGGTGGAGGACTTGAGTGTGGAGTGGGACAGCAGTGGAGGAAAGATACAGGACATCCGCAAGGAAAAGAACCGAACCAACTCCCCGATGCACTCTCCAGCCAG GTCAGCCCTGATGTCACCTAAGAGAGCTCCGACAGCCCGGCCCGGCAGAGACAGATTTACAGCAGAGTCCTACACAGTTCTGG CTGACACCATGATCGACGCTGGCCAGCAGTACTGGGAGGTGCGGTTTGACAAGGAGAGCAAAGCCTTCGCTGTGGGTGTAGCCCTGCGGAGCCTCGGACGATTCGACCAGTTGGGGAAAAGCAGCGCTTCCTGGTGCATCCATTTGAACAACTGGCTGCAGCAGAGCCTCACGGCCAAGCACAACAACAAGGCTCGAACGCTGGACTGTCCCATCCCAAACAGTATAGGAGTCTACGTCAACTATGACGAAG GTGTATTGTCTTTCTACAACGCCAAAACTAAACTGCTGATGCACACCTTCAAAACCAAGTTCCAGCAGCCAATTATACCAGCTTTCATG GTGTGGAACGGGAGCTTTTCAGTAGTGACGGGCCTGCAGGTTCCCAGCGTGGTGCTAAGCGGCCAGAGGAAGAACAGCGGCACAAGCAGCTCCAACGCCAGCCTCACCTAG